The Coffea arabica cultivar ET-39 chromosome 1e, Coffea Arabica ET-39 HiFi, whole genome shotgun sequence genome has a window encoding:
- the LOC113703934 gene encoding F-box/WD-40 repeat-containing protein At5g21040-like: protein MAFECQKDTGICLKKDLADFSDNFADQEVDTDQIITSNNQKKVIFEFGKVKPKSSFHAKGGNSSSTSESLVPAAEVLPNSCRSITDLPQALISEILNCLDPKELGIVSCVSKFLYWLASEHDVWKEFYCERWGHPITPALELEDTDERSWKELFVEREFRSKTFLGRYSIDALYGHTEAVRTVFVLASKKLIFTSGYDQIVRMWNMEEGLSIASSRPLGCTIRAVAADARLLVAGGTDGFIHGWRTEDGNPHLFDLKAQNQNLEFRLWEHEGPITCVALDFTRIYSGSWDMTVRIWDRSTLKCLNVLVHSDWVWSLVPHESTVATAAGSDVYIWDINTGMQLAVINNAHVGNSYSLARSHTGKLLFTGGEDGAIHMFEVTTNLGCKVQKIAKWIPHTGPVFSLAFEFPWLVSASSDGKLSLIDVRKLLKMSRDSLTEKSSKVVHLDEKNVEPPQRMLHGFGSNLFSVDVGPDRIVCGGEEGVVRIWNFSQALEIEKRVRALRGLRLENRMRRRKLQTEMSSKTGRSDQCSVAAKKNQIGGDRNSWHNRRRVSGKLKA from the coding sequence ATGGCATTTGAATGCCAAAAGGATACTGGGATTTGTTTGAAAAAGGATTTAGCGGATTTTTCAGATAATTTTGCTGATCAAGAAGTTGATACTGATCAAATAATTACATCTAACAATCAAAAGAAAGTCATATTTGAGTTTGGAAAAGTAAAACCCAAATCAAGTTTTCATGCAAAAGGTGGGAACTCGAGCTCAACTAGCGAAAGTTTGGTGCCTGCTGCTGAGGTTTTGCCAAATTCGTGTCGGTCGATTACTGATCTTCCTCAAGCCTTGATATCTGAAATCCTCAACTGCTTAGACCCTAAGGAGCTTGGGATTGTTTCTTGTGTTAGTAAATTCTTGTATTGGCTTGCATCTGAGCATGATGTGTGGAAGGAGTTCTATTGTGAGAGGTGGGGGCATCCGATAACTCCAGCCTTAGAGCTGGAGGATACAGATGAGAGGTCGTGGAAGGAGCTCTTCGTGGAGAGGGAGTTTCGTAGTAAAACATTTCTGGGGCGTTATAGTATTGATGCGCTGTATGGGCACACGGAAGCTGTGAGAACTGTGTTTGTTCTGGCATCGAAGAAACTTATTTTTACGTCAGGGTATGATCAGATAGTGCGGATGTGGAACATGGAAGAAGGGTTGTCTATTGCATCGTCCCGCCCTCTTGGCTGCACAATTCGTGCTGTTGCTGCTGATGCAAGACTCTTGGTAGCTGGTGGAACAGATGGATTTATACATGGGTGGAGGACAGAGGATGGAAATCCTCATCTGTTTGACCTGAAGGCTCAAAACCAAAACTTGGAATTCCGTCTTTGGGAGCATGAAGGGCCAATTACATGTGTTGCGTTGGATTTTACTAGGATTTATAGTGGTTCTTGGGATATGACAGTACGTATTTGGGATCGATCTACTTTGAAATGTCTGAATGTTCTGGTGCATAGTGACTGGGTTTGGAGCCTTGTTCCTCATGAAAGTACTGTGGCAACTGCTGCAGGTTCAGATGTTTATATCTGGGACATTAATACAGGGATGCAACTTGCTGTTATCAACAATGCTCATGTTGGGAATTCTTATTCTTTGGCACGAAGTCACACTGGAAAGCTGTTATTTACAGGAGGTGAAGATGGAGCCATTCATATGTTTGAGGTTACTACTAATTTGGGTTGTAAGGTTCAGAAGATCGCAAAATGGATTCCTCACACTGGTCCTGTTTTTTCTCTTGCATTTGAGTTCCCTTGGCTTGTTTCAGCATCTAGTGATGGGAAGCTCTCACTGATTGATGTCAGAAAGCTTTTGAAGATGAGCAGGGATTCGTTGACTGAAAAATCTTCCAAGGTTGTTCACCTGGATGAGAAAAATGTAGAGCCTCCACAGAGGATGCTTCATGGATTCGGGAGTAATTTGTTCTCAGTGGATGTTGGTCCTGATCGTATCGTTTGCGGAGGTGAAGAAGGTGTTGTCAGGATCTGGAACTTCTCTCAAGCATTGGAGATTGAGAAGAGGGTACGTGCGTTGCGAGGCTTAAGATTGGAAAACAGAATGAGGAGGCGTAAGCTCCAGACTGAAATGAGTTCAAAAACTGGCCGGAGTGACCAATGTTCAGTTGCAGCTAAGAAAAATCAAATTGGCGGTGACAGGAATAGCTGGCACAACAGGCGTAGGGTGAGTGggaaattgaaggcttga